In Mycobacterium sp. ITM-2016-00317, the genomic window AAACGGTTCGCCAAGGTGATCTGGGTGCCGGGCAACCACGAATTGTGGACCACCAACCGCGATCCGATGCAGATCTTCGGCAAGGCCCGGTACGACTACCTGGTCAACATGTGCGACGAGATGGGCATCGTGACGCCCGAGCACCCGTACCCGGTCTGGACCGAGGAGGGTGGCCCGGCCACGATCGTGCCGATGTTCCTGCTCTACGACTATTCGTTCCTGCCCCAGGGCGCGGGCACCAAGGCCGAGGGCCTGGCCATCGCCAAGGAACGCAACATCGTGGGCACCGACGAGTACCTGCTGTCGGCCGAACCGTATTCGACCCGCGACGCGTGGTGCCGCGACCGGGTCAACCAAACCCGCAAGCGGCTCGAAGACCTCGACTGGATGACGCCGACCGTCCAGGTCAACCACTTCCCGATGGTCCGCGAACCCTGCGACGCGATGTTCTACCCCGAGTTCTCGCTGTGGTGCGGCACCACCGCGACCGCCGACTGGCACACCCGCTACAACGCCATCTGCTCGGTGTACGGGCACCTGCACATACCGCGCACCACCTGGTACGACGGCGTGCGGTTCGAGGAAGTCTCGGTGGGCTATCCGCGCGAGTGGCGCCGCCGCCGGCCCTACCGCTGGCTGCGCCAGATCCTGCCGGACCCGAAGTACGCGCCCGGCTATCTCAACGAGTTCGGCGGGCATTTCCAGATCACCCAGGAGATGCGCGACAACGCCGCCAAGGTGCAGCAGCGGATCAGGGACCGGGCGTGATCGCAGCGAAACTGCTCGCCGGCGTGCTGCCCGGCGAGGTCGACGCGCTGGCCGCGGCCGAGATGTACTCCGACCCCAAGGAGTTGGCTCCGCTGCCGGAGGAGGAGCCGCTGATCGCCAAGTCGGTGGCCAAGCGGCGCAACGAGTTCGTGACGGTGCGCTACTGCGCGCGCCAGGCGCTGGTCGACCTCGGCATGGAGCCGGTGCCGATCCTCAAGGGCCCCAAGGGCGAACCGTGCTGGCCCGACGGCGTCGTCGGGAGTCTGACCCACTGTGAGGGGTTCCGCGGCGCCGCCGTGGGCCGACAGGCCCAGGTGCGCTCGCTGGGCATCGACGCCGAACCACACGGCGTGCTGCCCGACGGCGTGCTCGACGCGATCAGCCTGCCCGCCGAACGGCACGAGCTCTCCGGTCTGCCCGCGGGGGTGCACTGGGACCGGGTGTTGTTCTGCGCCAAGGAGGCGACCTACAAGGCGTGGTTCCCGCTGACCCACCGGTGGCTGGGATTCGAGGACGCCCACATCACCTTCGAGGTCGACGCCACCGGTCAGGCCGGGACGTTCACCTCGGAGATCCTGATCGACCCGGCCGCGGAGTCGGGACCGCCGCTGACCTCGCTGGCCGGCCGGTGGGCGGTCCGCGACGGCATCGCGCTGACCGCGATCGTGCTGTGAGCGCCGGCGTGCACCCGAGGAGCAGTCCGGATCCGGGGCTGGTCGTGGTCGACAAGCCGGGCGGCATGACCAGCCACGACGTGGTGGGCCGGTGCCGCCGACTGTTCGGCACCCGCAAGGTCGGCCACGCCGGCACGCTGGACCCGATGGCCACCGGCGTGCTGGTCGTCGGCATCGAACGCGCCACCAAGATCCTGGGACTGCTGACCGCGACGGACAAGTCGTACACCGCCACCATCCGGCTGGGCCAGACGACGTCGACCGAGGACGCCGAAGGGGAACTGCTGGAGTCGGTTTCGGCGGCATCGGTCACCGACGAACAGATCGAGGCGGCCGTCGCCCCGCTGCGCGGCCGGATCGACCAGGTGCCGTCGGCGGTCTCCGCGATCAAGGTCGACGGCAAGCGGGCCTACCAGATGGTCCGGGAGGGCCACGCCGTGGAACTGGCCGCCCGCCCGGTGCGCATCGAGCGGTTCGACGTGCTCGAGGTGCGGCGGGCCGGGGAACTGGTGGACGTGGATGTGGCCGTGGACTGTTCGAGCGGCACCTACATCCGGGCGCTGGCCCGCGACGTCGGCGCCGCGCTCGGGGTGGGCGGGCATCTGACCGCGTTGCGCCGCACCCGAGTGGGCGGATTCGGGCTCGATCAGGCGCGCACCCTCGAACAACTGGCCGAGCACGCCGAGCTCAGCTGGTCCCTCGACGAGGCCTGTCTGCAGGCGTTCCCGCGCCGCGACCTGTCCGACGCGGAGGTCGTCGACACCGGCCACGGCCGCCCGCTGGCACCGGCCGGCATCGAGGGCGTGTACGCCGCGACCGCCCCGGACGGCCGGGTGATGGCGCTGCTGGAGGACGCCGGTGCGCGCACCAAGTCCGTCGTGGTGATCCGGCCCGCCACCCTGTAGTCAGGCTCGCGTCTTGATCGAGCTCGCGTCTTGATCAAGCTCGCGTCTTGATCAAGCTCGCGTCTTGATCAAGCGTAGAGACGCTCGAACTCCTTGATCGACTTGTCGATGTCGCCCTTGACCGCGCGCACCGCCGCGGAGCCGATCGGACCGAACAGCGGCGCGCCGCCCAGATCCATCCGCACGGTGAACGTGCAGCCGTCCCCGTCGGGAACGACCTTCATCGCCAGCTTGTAGCGCGTCCCGCCGACGCCCTCGCCGCTGATCGCCAGCGCCGACGGCGGGTCGAACTCGCGCACCGTCCACGTCACCCGGTTGCGCATGCCCTTGGCGCCGGCCACCCCGACCACCGTGGCGCCGGGGCCGAGCTCCTCGGGCAGTTCCGAGCGCCAGCCCTGATGCATGCTCATCCAGTCGCCCAGCGTGGACAGGTCCGACGCGTGCGCCCAGGCCTTGTCGGCCGACATGGGCAGGGAACGCGACATCTCGAGCTTGGCCATCTGACTCCTATGCTATGACCCAGATCGCTTGTGCGGCCGGGCTTCCCAGATCGACGGTGGTTTCGGTTCCGGGTTCTGCGGCGTCGGGGTGCGCCGGGTTCTTTATGGCCACCGAGATCATCCCGGCGAAGTCCCGGCGCGCCACCACCCGCAACCGGGAGTCCAGGCTGATCCCGACGGTGTCGAAATACCGCAGCATCTCCGGGTCGGCGTCGGAGATGCGCGCGACGGTGCCCGCGTCGCCGTCCTGGCAGTCCGACAGCTGGCGGGCCGGCGGGGTCGGGACCTTGCCGTCGGCGGCCGGGATCGGGTCGCCGTGCGGGTCCCTGGTCGGATATCCGAGCTTGGCGTCGATCCGGTCGAGCATCCGGTCGGACACGGCGTGCTCGAGCACCTCGGCCTCGTCGTGCACCTCGTCCCAGCCGTAACCGAGCTCGTTGACCAGGAACGTCTCCATCAGCCGGTGCCTGCGCACCATGGCCAGCGCGGCACGGCGCCCGGCGTCGGTCAGGGTGACCGCGCCGTACTTCTCGTGATCGACCAGACCCTGGTCGGCGAGTTTGCGGATGGATTCCGACGCGGTGCTGGCCGACACCCCGATCCGGTCGGCGAGCAGTTTGGTGCTGACCTTCTCGTGCGACCACTCCTGCGCGGTCCAGATGACTTTCAGGTAGTCCTGGGCGACCGTCGACAGATCGGCGGGGTTGTCGCGGCTTCCGTCAGGACTCACGAGGATGAAGTTTAGGCAATCATCACCTGATCCGGTGGTGCTGCTGGGCCTCCGGTGTGCCCAGACCGTAGGCTAGCGGCGTGCAGCGCTGGCGGGGGCAGGACGAAATCCCCACAGACTGGGGCCGATGTGTCGTCACCATCGGAGTATTCGACGGTGTCCATCGAGGGCACCAAGAGCTGATCAGCCGTGCGGTGAAGGCGGGCCGGTCCCGGGGCGTCCCGGTCGTGCTGATGACCTTCGACCCGCACCCGATGGAGGTGGTGTTCCCGGGCAGTCACCCGGCGCAACTCACCACGCTCACCCGGCGCGCCGAACTCGTCGAGGAACTGGGCATCGACGTCTTCCTGGTGATGCCGTTCACCGCCGACTTCATGAAGCTCACCCCCGAGCGGTACGTCCACGAGTTGCTCGTCGAACGACTGCACGCCGTCGAGGTGGTCGTCGGGGAGAACTTCACCTTCGGCAAGAAGGCCGCGGGCAACGTGGAGCTGCTGCGCAAGGCGGGGGAGCGCTTCGGTTTCGCGGTGGACTCGCTGACCCTGGTCTCCGAGGCCGCCGAACCGGCCCGGCACGAGTCGGTGACGTTCTCGTCGACCTACATCCGGTCCTGCGTCGACGCCGGCGACATGGTCGCCGCGGCCGAGGCGCTCGGCCGGCCGCACCGGGTCGAGGGAGTGGTCGTGCGCGGCGACGGCCGCGGGCGGGTGCTCGGGTTCCCGACCGCCAACGTCGCGCCGCCGATGTACTCGGCGATCCCGGCCGACGGCGTCTACGCGGCGTGGTTCACCGTGCTCGGGCACGGCCCGGTCGTCGGCACCGTGACCCCGGGCGAGCGCTACCAGGCCGCGGTGTCGGTCGGCACCAACCCGACGTTCTCCGGGCGCACCCGCACCGTCGAGGCGTTCGTCCTCGACACCACCGCCGACCTCTACGGCCAGCACGTCGCCGTCGACTTCGTCGCCCGCCTGCGCGGGCAGGAGAAGTTCGACTCGGTGGCCGATCTGGTGACCGCCATGACCGCCGACACCGAACGCGCCCGGACCATCCTTTCGGCCCGCTAGCTGGGCTTTCGCCGATTAACAGGCCACGCGGTGGCGCTGCTAGACTTCCTGCCGACCCGGCACGTGCTGCAGTTCGCGGTGGCCGTGCTTCACAGGGTCCGGAATCTGATCCCGGACCCTTCATGTTCGCGGACCGAATTGATGGAGTTGTTTCGTGGCGCTCACTGCCGAACAGAAGAAGGAAATCCTGGGCCAGTACGGCCTGCACGACACCGACACCGGTTCTCCGGAGGCCCAGGTCGCGCTGCTGACCAAGCGGATCGTCGACCTCACCGAGCACCTCAAGCAGCACAAGCACGACCACCACTCGCGTCGTGGTCTGCTGCTGCTCGTCGGCCGCCGCCGCCGGCTGCTCAAGTACGTCGCCCAGGTCGACGTGCAGCGCTACCGGTCGCTGATCGAGCGTCTCGGCCTGCGCCGCTGACGCGTCCGGCCTGACCGCCGGATCCTCACACGTTGCGAGCCCCGTGGCCGTGACCGCCCCGCGCGGTCACGGCCACGGGCGTTTTGCGGCGCGGCCGCAAACGGTGGATTAGGGGTTTCCGGTATGTCCCAATGTAGCATGGGTGCGTTCGGATGCCGTAGGGCACGAACAGCATGGGTGCGGTCCTCGCAGATCCGCGAGCACCGCTCCCGCGTGACATGACACGAACCGCCCGATCGCGCGGTCTTCGGTAGTGGCTGCCGGAGCGAGAACTCCGGCCGCTTCGATCGACGGCCGTCGACGCATCCGGGCGCGGCTTCCCGGGTCTCCGGAGTTGGCCGCACACACCGCGCGTGCTCACGCGAAACCGCTGATGTGAATCAGAGAGGTCATACGGACGTCTATGTCTGTAGTTGAAATCGAAGAAGGCGTGTTCGAATCGACCGCCACCATCGACAACGGGAGCTTCGGCACCCGCACCATCCGTTTCGAGACCGGCCGGCTGGCCCAGCAGGCCGCAGGCGCCGTCGTCGCCTACCTCGACGACGAGACCATGCTGCTGAGCGCCACCACCGCCAGCAAGAGCCCCAAGGACCATTTCGACTTCTTCCCGTTGACCATCGACGTGGAAGAGCGGATGTACGCCGCGGGCCGCATCCCCGGCTCGTTCTTCCGCCGCGAGGGCCGTCCGTCCACGGACGCGATCCTGACCTGCCGTCTGATCGACCGGCCGCTGCGCCCGTCGTTCGTCAGCGGTCTGCGCAACGAGATCCAGGTCGTCGTCACCGTGCTGAGCCTGGATCCCAAGGATCTGTACGACGTGCTGGCCATCAACGCCGCGTCGGCGTCCACCCAGATCTCCGGCCTGCCGTTCTCCGGCCCGGTCGGCGGTGTGCGCGTCGCCCTCATCGACGGCCAGTGGGTCGCGTTCCCGACTGTCGAGCAGCTGGAGAAGGCCGTGTTCGACATGGTCGTCGCGGGCCGCAAGGTCGGTGACGACCCCAACGACGTCGCGATCATGATGGTCGAGGCCGAGGCCACCGAGAACGTCATCGAGCTGGTCGCCGGCGGTGCGGGCGCACCGACCGAGACCGTCGTGGCCGAGGGCCTGGAGGCCGCCAAGCCGTTCATCGCCGTGTTGTGCGATGCGCAGCAGGCGCTGGCCGACAAGGCCGCCAAGCCGGTCGCCGACTACCCGCTGTTCCCGGACTACCAGGACGACGTCTTCTACTCGGTCGCCTCGGTGGCCACCGACGAGCTGTCGAAGGCGCTGGCGATCCCGGGCAAGGCCGATCGTGACGCCCGCACCGACGAGATCAAGGCCGAGGTGCTCGAGCGCCTCGGGGAGACCTACGCCGGCCGCGAGAAGGAGATCGGCGCCGCGTACCGCGCGCTGACCAAGAAGCTCGTCCGCCAGCGGATCCTGACCGACCACTTCCGGATCGACGGCCGCGGTGTCACCGACATCCGCGCGCTCTCGGCCGAGGTCGCGGTCGTCCCGCGGGCACACGGCAGCTCGCTGTTCGAGCGTGGCGAGACCCAGATCCTGGGCATCACCACCCTCGACATGGTCAAGATGGCCCAGCAGATCGACTCGCTCGGGCCCGAGACGTCCAAGCGCTACATGCACCACTACAACTTCCCGCCGTACTCGACCGGTGAGACCGGTCGCGTCGGTTCGCCCAAGCGCCGCGAGATCGGCCACGGCGCGCTGGCCGAGCGTGCGCTGGTGCCGGTGCTGCCGAGCGTTGAGGAGTTCCCGTACGCGATCCGTCAGGTGTCGGAGGCGCTGAGCTCCAACGGCTCGACCTCGATGGGCTCGGTGTGTGCGTCGACGCTGTCGCTGCTCAACGCCGGTGTGCCGCTGAAGGCGCCGGTTGCCGGTATCGCGATGGGCCTGGTGTCCGACGACGTCGAAGTCGACGGCAAGACCGAGCGTCGCTTCGTCACGCTGACCGACATCCTCGGCGCCGAGGATGCCTTCGGCGACATGGACTTCAAGTGCGCGGGCACCAAGGACTTCGTCACCGCCCTGCAGTTGGACACCAAGCTCGACGGCATCCCGTCGCAGGTGCTGGCCGGTGCGCTCGCGCAGGCCAAGGACGCCCGGATCACCATCCTCGAGGTGATGGCCGAGGCCATCGACGCCCCCGACGAGATGAGCCCGTACGCGCCGCGCATCACCACGATCAAGGTTCCGGTCGACAAGATCGGTGAGGTCATCGGGCCCAAGGGCAAGATGATCAACTCGATCACCGAGGAGACCGGCGCGTCGATCTCCATCGAGGACGACGGCACCGTGTTCGTCGGCGCGTCCAACGGCGAGGCGGCACAGGCGGCGATCGACAAGATCAACGCGATCGCCAACCCGCAGCTGCCCAAGGTCGGCGAGCGGTTCCTCGGAACCGTGGTCAAGACGACTGACTTCGGCGCTTTCGTGTCGCTGCTGCCCGGTCGCGACGGCCTGGTGCACATCTCGAAGCTGGGGCGCGGCAAGCGGATCAACAAGGTCGAGGATGTCGCCAAGGTCGGCGACAAGCTGCGCGTGGAGATCGCCGACATCGACAACCGCGGCAAGATCTCGCTGGTCCTGGTCGCCGAGGATTCGGAGACCGCGGACGCATCTGCTGACGCACCGGTTGATGCAGCGTCGACCAGCAGCTGAGTCGAAGGCGGTGCGCCGCACCCTGTTGCCCGGTGGCCTGCGCGTGGTCACCGAGCACATCCCGTCGGTGCATTCCGCATCGGTCGGGGTGTGGGTCAACGTCGGATCCCGCGACGAGGGCCGCAGCGTGGCCGGTGCGGCGCACTTCCTCGAACACCTGCTGTTCAAGGCGACGCCGACCCGCTCCGCGGTGCAGATCGCGCAGTCGGTCGACGCCGTCGGCGGTGAACTGAACGCGTTCACCACCCGGGAGCACACCTGCTACTACGCACACGTGCTGGACTCGGATCTGGCGCTGGCCGTGGACCTCGTCGCCGACGTGGTGCTGCGCGGCCGGTGCCAGGCCGAGGACGTCGAGATCGAGCGGGACGTGGTGCTCGAAGAGATCGCCATGCGCGACGACGATCCCGAGGACACGCTCGGCGACGTCTTCCTGTCGGCGATGTTCGGCGACCACCCGGTCGGCCGGCCCGTCATCGGCAGCGTGGAGTCGATCTCGGCGATGACGCGCGCCCAACTGCATTCGTTCCATCTGCGCCGGTACACGCCGGACCGGATGGTCGTCGCGGTCGCGGGCAACGTCGAGCACGCTGAGGTCGTGAAGCTGGTCCGGGAGCACTTCGGTCCCCGGCTGGTGCGCGGCCGGTCGCCGGTGCCACCGCGCAAGGGTGCGGGCCGGGTCAACGGCAAGCCCACGCTGGAGCTGGTGCGCCGGGACGCCGAGCAGACGCATCTGTCGCTCGGGGTGCGGACGCCGGGACGACACTGGGAGCACCGCTGGGCGTTGTCGGTGCTCAACACCGCGCTCGGCGGGGGCCTGAGTTCCCGTCTGTTCCAGCAGATCCGGGAGACGCGCGGGCTGGCCTACTCGGTGTACTCGACCGTCGACACGTTCGCCGAGAGCGGTGCGCTGTCGGTGTACGCCGGCTGCCTGCCGGAGCGGTTCGCCGAGGTGGTCCGGGTGACCACCGACGTGCTCGCCGAGGTGGCCCGTGACGGCATCACCGCCGAGGAGTGCCGCATCGCGAAGGGCTCGCTGCGCGGCGGGCTCGTTCTGGGGCTGGAGGATTCGGCGTCTCGGATGAACCGGATCGGGCGCAGCGAGCTGAACTACGGCGAGCACCGCACGATCGCCGACACGCTGGCCCACATTGAGGAAGTCACCCTCGAAGACGTCAACGCGGTGGCCCGGGAGTTGCTGACGCGGCCCTTCGGGGGTGCGGTACTGGGCCCGGTGCGGTCAAAACGCGCTCTGCCACGGCCGTTGCAGAAGATCGCGGGTTGACCGTAGCCTGACTCCCGATGACGGAATTCAACCGACGGCACGTGTTGTTCGGTGGGGTGTCGCTGGCTGCCCTGGTCGCCTGTTCACCCAAGACTGTTCTCGCCGAGCCTGCCGGACCGCTGCCCCCACCCGACGAGCGCCTGCAGGCGCTGGCCCAACGGCATGATGCGGAGATCGGCGTCTACGCAGTCGATCTCGTCACGCAGCACAACCTCGCGTTCCGCGCGGACGAGACCTTCGCGGTGTGTTCGACGATCAAGACCTACATCGCCGCGGCGGTTCTGCAGCGCACCCAGACGGGGCAGTTGTCCCTGCAGGACACGGTCCCGATCGAACCCGACGACATCCGGCCGCACTCGCCGGTGACCGAACCGCGGGTGGGGACATCGATGACACTGGCCGAGTTGTGCCAGGCGGCACTGCAGCAGAGCGACAACGCGGCGGCCAACGGACTGCTCGGCGTGCTGGGCGGTCCGCCCGCGGTCACCGCGTTCGCGCGCAGCATCGGCGACGACCGCACGCGGCTGGACCGCTGGGAGGTGGAGTTGAACTCCGCCGTGCCCGGGGATCCGCGGGACACCAGCACTCCGCGCGCACTGGGCCTCGGTTACCGCGAGATCCTCACCGGTGACGTGCTGGAACCGACTGTGCGCCAACAGCTCCTGGACTGGATGCGGGCCAATCAGACCTCCAGCATGCGCGCTGGACTGCCTGCCGGGTACACCAGCGCCGACAAGACGGGCAGCGGGGACTACGGCACGACCAACGACGTCGGCGTGGTCTACGGTCCGGCCGGTCAGCAGGTGCTGCTGTCGCTGATGACGAAGTCGGCCTCGGGGGATCCGGACGCGCCCAGCCTGCGCCCGCTCATCGGAGAGCTGGCGGCGCTGGTGCTCGCGGAACTAGGTTAGCCGCAGCGAGTTGTCGCGCTGCAGCACGAAGAAGTACGGCTTCCTGATGCCGCGCAGGTCCATCGCGCCGAGCACGGTCCGCTCGTCGATCGACCGGAAGACGTCGTTGACCGGCACCTGGTCGTAGATCATCGTCGCGGTGTCGACTCCGCGGTAGCGGGTGGTGCGCAGCCGCGCCTTGGGCCCGCCCGCCTTGAGTGCCGGCCTGAGCAGGGGGACGACGCCGGCGAAGCCGCGCCGCTTGAGCACGGGCAGCCTGGTGGCCACGCCGAGCCCGGCGAACGCCGGTGCGGGGTTCAGCGGCCACAGGGCTTTTCCGTCGGCGGTGGGAAAGAGCAGCGGATGGACGGTCTCGCTGTCGGTGAAGTGCTTGCCCCACCACCCGCTGGCGGTCAGCAGCCCGTCGAGGGGATGACCGGTCGGCACTTCGGCGCCGTGCCAGGTGCCGAACATGGACTCGGGTTCCACGGCCGGACGCGAGTCGAACAGTTCCAGCGCATCGGCGGTGGTCGTCGGAATGTCGCCACCCAGGAGTTCGGTGAGCACCAGCATGTCCCCGATTGTACGTTGACACGTGTCAAGTCGGCAGACTGTCCTGATGCGAGCCGATGATCCATGCCCGTGCGGCACCGGTGATCCG contains:
- a CDS encoding metallophosphoesterase gives rise to the protein MPRYSPVGLAVVTTDERRPTLWAVSDLHTGHTGNKPVTESLYPASPDDWLIVAGDVAERTDEIRWALDLLRKRFAKVIWVPGNHELWTTNRDPMQIFGKARYDYLVNMCDEMGIVTPEHPYPVWTEEGGPATIVPMFLLYDYSFLPQGAGTKAEGLAIAKERNIVGTDEYLLSAEPYSTRDAWCRDRVNQTRKRLEDLDWMTPTVQVNHFPMVREPCDAMFYPEFSLWCGTTATADWHTRYNAICSVYGHLHIPRTTWYDGVRFEEVSVGYPREWRRRRPYRWLRQILPDPKYAPGYLNEFGGHFQITQEMRDNAAKVQQRIRDRA
- the rpsO gene encoding 30S ribosomal protein S15, translated to MALTAEQKKEILGQYGLHDTDTGSPEAQVALLTKRIVDLTEHLKQHKHDHHSRRGLLLLVGRRRRLLKYVAQVDVQRYRSLIERLGLRR
- a CDS encoding SRPBCC family protein, coding for MAKLEMSRSLPMSADKAWAHASDLSTLGDWMSMHQGWRSELPEELGPGATVVGVAGAKGMRNRVTWTVREFDPPSALAISGEGVGGTRYKLAMKVVPDGDGCTFTVRMDLGGAPLFGPIGSAAVRAVKGDIDKSIKEFERLYA
- the bla gene encoding class A beta-lactamase, with the translated sequence MTEFNRRHVLFGGVSLAALVACSPKTVLAEPAGPLPPPDERLQALAQRHDAEIGVYAVDLVTQHNLAFRADETFAVCSTIKTYIAAAVLQRTQTGQLSLQDTVPIEPDDIRPHSPVTEPRVGTSMTLAELCQAALQQSDNAAANGLLGVLGGPPAVTAFARSIGDDRTRLDRWEVELNSAVPGDPRDTSTPRALGLGYREILTGDVLEPTVRQQLLDWMRANQTSSMRAGLPAGYTSADKTGSGDYGTTNDVGVVYGPAGQQVLLSLMTKSASGDPDAPSLRPLIGELAALVLAELG
- the mntR gene encoding manganese-binding transcriptional regulator MntR: MSPDGSRDNPADLSTVAQDYLKVIWTAQEWSHEKVSTKLLADRIGVSASTASESIRKLADQGLVDHEKYGAVTLTDAGRRAALAMVRRHRLMETFLVNELGYGWDEVHDEAEVLEHAVSDRMLDRIDAKLGYPTRDPHGDPIPAADGKVPTPPARQLSDCQDGDAGTVARISDADPEMLRYFDTVGISLDSRLRVVARRDFAGMISVAIKNPAHPDAAEPGTETTVDLGSPAAQAIWVIA
- the truB gene encoding tRNA pseudouridine(55) synthase TruB — its product is MTSHDVVGRCRRLFGTRKVGHAGTLDPMATGVLVVGIERATKILGLLTATDKSYTATIRLGQTTSTEDAEGELLESVSAASVTDEQIEAAVAPLRGRIDQVPSAVSAIKVDGKRAYQMVREGHAVELAARPVRIERFDVLEVRRAGELVDVDVAVDCSSGTYIRALARDVGAALGVGGHLTALRRTRVGGFGLDQARTLEQLAEHAELSWSLDEACLQAFPRRDLSDAEVVDTGHGRPLAPAGIEGVYAATAPDGRVMALLEDAGARTKSVVVIRPATL
- a CDS encoding polyribonucleotide nucleotidyltransferase, producing the protein MSVVEIEEGVFESTATIDNGSFGTRTIRFETGRLAQQAAGAVVAYLDDETMLLSATTASKSPKDHFDFFPLTIDVEERMYAAGRIPGSFFRREGRPSTDAILTCRLIDRPLRPSFVSGLRNEIQVVVTVLSLDPKDLYDVLAINAASASTQISGLPFSGPVGGVRVALIDGQWVAFPTVEQLEKAVFDMVVAGRKVGDDPNDVAIMMVEAEATENVIELVAGGAGAPTETVVAEGLEAAKPFIAVLCDAQQALADKAAKPVADYPLFPDYQDDVFYSVASVATDELSKALAIPGKADRDARTDEIKAEVLERLGETYAGREKEIGAAYRALTKKLVRQRILTDHFRIDGRGVTDIRALSAEVAVVPRAHGSSLFERGETQILGITTLDMVKMAQQIDSLGPETSKRYMHHYNFPPYSTGETGRVGSPKRREIGHGALAERALVPVLPSVEEFPYAIRQVSEALSSNGSTSMGSVCASTLSLLNAGVPLKAPVAGIAMGLVSDDVEVDGKTERRFVTLTDILGAEDAFGDMDFKCAGTKDFVTALQLDTKLDGIPSQVLAGALAQAKDARITILEVMAEAIDAPDEMSPYAPRITTIKVPVDKIGEVIGPKGKMINSITEETGASISIEDDGTVFVGASNGEAAQAAIDKINAIANPQLPKVGERFLGTVVKTTDFGAFVSLLPGRDGLVHISKLGRGKRINKVEDVAKVGDKLRVEIADIDNRGKISLVLVAEDSETADASADAPVDAASTSS
- a CDS encoding 4'-phosphopantetheinyl transferase yields the protein MIAAKLLAGVLPGEVDALAAAEMYSDPKELAPLPEEEPLIAKSVAKRRNEFVTVRYCARQALVDLGMEPVPILKGPKGEPCWPDGVVGSLTHCEGFRGAAVGRQAQVRSLGIDAEPHGVLPDGVLDAISLPAERHELSGLPAGVHWDRVLFCAKEATYKAWFPLTHRWLGFEDAHITFEVDATGQAGTFTSEILIDPAAESGPPLTSLAGRWAVRDGIALTAIVL
- a CDS encoding pitrilysin family protein; amino-acid sequence: MMQRRPAAESKAVRRTLLPGGLRVVTEHIPSVHSASVGVWVNVGSRDEGRSVAGAAHFLEHLLFKATPTRSAVQIAQSVDAVGGELNAFTTREHTCYYAHVLDSDLALAVDLVADVVLRGRCQAEDVEIERDVVLEEIAMRDDDPEDTLGDVFLSAMFGDHPVGRPVIGSVESISAMTRAQLHSFHLRRYTPDRMVVAVAGNVEHAEVVKLVREHFGPRLVRGRSPVPPRKGAGRVNGKPTLELVRRDAEQTHLSLGVRTPGRHWEHRWALSVLNTALGGGLSSRLFQQIRETRGLAYSVYSTVDTFAESGALSVYAGCLPERFAEVVRVTTDVLAEVARDGITAEECRIAKGSLRGGLVLGLEDSASRMNRIGRSELNYGEHRTIADTLAHIEEVTLEDVNAVARELLTRPFGGAVLGPVRSKRALPRPLQKIAG
- a CDS encoding DUF4334 domain-containing protein → MLVLTELLGGDIPTTTADALELFDSRPAVEPESMFGTWHGAEVPTGHPLDGLLTASGWWGKHFTDSETVHPLLFPTADGKALWPLNPAPAFAGLGVATRLPVLKRRGFAGVVPLLRPALKAGGPKARLRTTRYRGVDTATMIYDQVPVNDVFRSIDERTVLGAMDLRGIRKPYFFVLQRDNSLRLT
- a CDS encoding bifunctional riboflavin kinase/FAD synthetase produces the protein MQRWRGQDEIPTDWGRCVVTIGVFDGVHRGHQELISRAVKAGRSRGVPVVLMTFDPHPMEVVFPGSHPAQLTTLTRRAELVEELGIDVFLVMPFTADFMKLTPERYVHELLVERLHAVEVVVGENFTFGKKAAGNVELLRKAGERFGFAVDSLTLVSEAAEPARHESVTFSSTYIRSCVDAGDMVAAAEALGRPHRVEGVVVRGDGRGRVLGFPTANVAPPMYSAIPADGVYAAWFTVLGHGPVVGTVTPGERYQAAVSVGTNPTFSGRTRTVEAFVLDTTADLYGQHVAVDFVARLRGQEKFDSVADLVTAMTADTERARTILSAR